The genomic window CCGTCCTTGTCCGCGTCGTCGATGCACCACTTGCTCTTGTAGAACGCGGGTGCGGTGAAGCCGGCGGCCGGCGGGCCGGTGGGGTCCTTCACGTCCTCGAATCCGGAGAACACACCGGTGCCCGCGACCTCCCAGTCACCGGGCACGTCGAACCGGGTGCCCCACTTGGGGTTGGTCACGACCTTCCAGCCCGGCACGCTGGGCGCGGCGTCCTCGCCGCCACGCGGGTTCGCCGCGGGGGAGGAGGCCGTGTCGGACGGCTTCGCCGAGGGTGACGACGACGACTTGCCGTCGGCCGTCGGCCCGCCCCCGTCGTCCTTCTTGTTCATGACCACGACACCAGTCACCACCGCCGTGACGACGACCGCGGTCGCGGCCACGACGGCGACGATCGCCGTCTTCCTCTTGTCGTCTGGCCGCGGGCCGCCGGGCTGTCCCGGGACGGCGTACTGCGGAACGGTCGGCTGCTGGTACGGGTTGGGCTGCTGGTATCCCGGCTGACCCTGCTGCTGGTATCCCGGCTGCTGATAGGGATTCGGCTGTTGGTACCCCGGCTGCTGGTACGGGTTCTGGTTCTGGTCCTGCGGGTTCTGCTCGCCCCCGGGCGGCTGCTGTCCTGGCCACATGGCCAGTAACCATAGAGGGGAGGGGCGCCCGCAGCTACGGGCGCCCCTGTGAGGGGATGGTCAAAGACTGCTACTCGCTAGTAACATCTCCTTTATGAGCACTCAAGACACGACAGTCGGCGACATGCTGTCCGCGAGCGTCCCGATGGTCCGCACCCTCGGCATCACGTATCTGGAGACGACCGCGGAGCGCGCTGTGCTCTCGCTCCCGGACCGGGCCGAATATCACAACCACCTCGGCGGGCCACACGCCGGAGCGATGTTCACCCTCGCGGAGTCGGCGAGCGGCGCCATCGTCGTCGCCGCGTTCGGTGACCAGATGGCACGGGCGGTCCCGCTGCCCGTGACCACGGAGATGGCCTTCAAGAAGGTGGCCATGGGTGATCTCACCGCCACCGCGGTACTGGGCCGCTCGGCGGCCGAAGTCGTGGCCGAACTCGACGAGGGCAAGCGTCCCGAGTTCCCCGTGAGCGTCGAGATCCGGCGTGCCGACGGGGCCGTGACCAGCGAGATGAGCGTGGTCTGGACCCTGCGTCCGAACCGCTGACGTCGCACCGCCCCCGCGCGCCCGCGCCCGGGGTCCGCGACGGCCGCTCCCGCCCGCCGGACCGGTAGGCTGCCCGCCGTGCACCACACGTGGTGCACGGCGACAGACTTTTTACGGGAAGGACCGGCGATGCACGTCCAGGAGTGGCTGGAGACCGTACCCGCGGTCAGCGTTTACCTCCTGGTGGGGGTCGTCATCGGGCTCGAGAGCCTGGGCATCCCGCTGCCCGGCGAGATCATCCTCGTGAGTTCGGCTCTCCTAGCCTCGCAGCACGGCGACATCGACCCGGTGGTGCTCGGCGCCTGCGCCTCGGCCGGGGCGATCATCGGCGACTCGGTCGGCTACGCCATCGGCCGCAAGGGCGGCCGCCCCCTGCTCGCATGGCTCGGCGGGAGGTTCCCCAGGCACTTCGGGGAGCCCCAGATCGCCCTGGCGGAGCGGTCCTTCGAGAAGTGGGGCATGTGGGCCGTCTTCTTCGGCCGCTTCGTCGCGCTGCTGCGGATCTTCGCGGGGCCGCTGGCGGGCGTCCTGCGCATGCCCTACTGGAAGTTCCTGATCGCCAACGTACTCGGCGGCATCGTCTGGGCCGGTGGCACCACCGCCGTCATCTACTCCGTGGGCGTCGTCGCCGAGGCGTGGCTCAAGCGGTTCTCATGGCTGGGACTGCTCGTGGCCGTACTGATCGGCCTGGTCTCCATGCTGGTGCTGAAGAACCGGGCCAAGAAGGCCGCCGAACAGGCCGACCGTCCGGCCCCGGCACCCGAACCGGAAGCGGTGCCGGCGGCCGACTGAAACCCGGCACTGTCGAACCCGGGACGCCTTCGCAAGGTCCGGTGGCGGCGCGGGCTGCTCCTGCCCGGTCAGTTCCGGTGCGCCTCGCGATGCGCCTTCGCCAGTTCCACGTAACCGGCCGCGTTGAAGGCGATGCCCTCCCGCTCCTCGTCGGTCAGCTGCCGCTTCACCTTGGCGGGCACGCCGGCGACAAGGGAGCCCGGGGGGACCCGCATCCCCTGCGGGACGAGGGCCTGTGCGGCGATCAGCGAACCCGCCCCGATGTGGGCGCCGTTGAGCACCGTGGCCCCCATGCCGACCAGGACGTCGTCCTCGATCACGCACCCGTGCAGCACTGCGTTGTGGCCCACGGAGACCCGGGCGCCCACCGTCAGCGGGAAGCCCGGGTCGGTGTGGACGCTGCAGTTGTCCTGGATGTTGCTGTCCGGTCCGAGCGAGATCGGGCCGCAGTCCGCGCGCAGCACCGCCTGGTACCAGACGCTGGAGCCCGCGGCCAACGACACCTCGCCGACGACGACGGACGTCGGTGCGAGGAAGGCGTCCGGATCGACGTCCGGCTCCCTGCCGCCGATGCCGGTGACCAACGCCTGCTCTGTCATCGCCCGCTCCTCCGCCGGAATGTGGCGCGCTCGGCGCCCCTGCTCCGGACGAACCGTAATGGACGGCCTCACCTGCGCGGTGAGGTGGGGTGAACGTCACAGCCCGTCGCGCGGACCCGCTCCGGACCGGCGGCTACCGTGTGCGGGTGCCGAAGAACCGAAACACGTTCTCCTCTCTCGCCCGCCTGCGCCGCGGTGTCATGTCACGCGCCGTGCACCGTGTCTGGGGCTGGGCGCAGGAGGCCGGGGCGGTCACCGCGCAGCACCCGGGGCGGCTCCGGTTCGGCCGCATCGGTACGGGCACCCGGCTCGCCTTCCCGCAGGGCACGGTGTTCGGGGAGCCTTGGATCGAGTTGGGCGACCACTGCATCATCGGCGAGCGGGTGACCCTCACCGCCGGGCTGATGCCCGACCTCGACCTCGGCTCCCAGCCCATTCTGACGCTGGGCAACGGTGTCGTGCTGGGCCGAGGCAGTCACGTCATCGCCGACACCACGGTGTCGATCGGCTCGGACACGTACTGCGGCCCGTACGTCTACATCACTTCCACCAACCACAGTTACGACGACCCCCACGAGCCCGTCGGCAAGCAGTGGCCGCGGATGGAGCCGGTCTCGGTCGGGCCGGGTTGCTGGATCGGCACCGGAGCGGTCATCCTCCCGGGAGCCAGGCTGGGCCGGAACGTCGTCGTCGCGGCCGGCGCGGTCGTACGCGGCGAAGTGCCCGATCACGCGGTGGTGGCCGGGGCGCCGGCCCGGGTGGTGCGGAGCTGGGACCCGGAGCAGGGCTGGCAGCCACCGCTGCGCACGCCGGCGCCGGTGCCCATCCCGGACGGGGTCACTCCCGAACAGCTCCAGGCCGTGGCGCTCCTGCTTGAGGAGCCGGCGGCGGAAACCTGATCCCCCGGGCCGTACCGAGGCCGGCGGCCCGCGACCGCCGGGACTCCTGCCCCGGTACGTCCTGGCCCCGTGCCCGTCGGGCCCTCCTCAGCCCGTCGCCAGCAGGACCGTCCCCAGCAGAGCCAGGGCGGCGCCCGCCGCCTGGACCCCGCGCAGCCGTTCGCCGAGCACACCCCGCGCGGCCAGTGCCGTCACGACCGGATACAGCGACGCCAGGACCGCGGCCACGG from Streptomyces sp. NBC_01341 includes these protein-coding regions:
- a CDS encoding DUF4442 domain-containing protein, with product MSTQDTTVGDMLSASVPMVRTLGITYLETTAERAVLSLPDRAEYHNHLGGPHAGAMFTLAESASGAIVVAAFGDQMARAVPLPVTTEMAFKKVAMGDLTATAVLGRSAAEVVAELDEGKRPEFPVSVEIRRADGAVTSEMSVVWTLRPNR
- a CDS encoding DedA family protein translates to MHVQEWLETVPAVSVYLLVGVVIGLESLGIPLPGEIILVSSALLASQHGDIDPVVLGACASAGAIIGDSVGYAIGRKGGRPLLAWLGGRFPRHFGEPQIALAERSFEKWGMWAVFFGRFVALLRIFAGPLAGVLRMPYWKFLIANVLGGIVWAGGTTAVIYSVGVVAEAWLKRFSWLGLLVAVLIGLVSMLVLKNRAKKAAEQADRPAPAPEPEAVPAAD
- a CDS encoding gamma carbonic anhydrase family protein encodes the protein MTEQALVTGIGGREPDVDPDAFLAPTSVVVGEVSLAAGSSVWYQAVLRADCGPISLGPDSNIQDNCSVHTDPGFPLTVGARVSVGHNAVLHGCVIEDDVLVGMGATVLNGAHIGAGSLIAAQALVPQGMRVPPGSLVAGVPAKVKRQLTDEEREGIAFNAAGYVELAKAHREAHRN
- a CDS encoding acyltransferase, which gives rise to MPKNRNTFSSLARLRRGVMSRAVHRVWGWAQEAGAVTAQHPGRLRFGRIGTGTRLAFPQGTVFGEPWIELGDHCIIGERVTLTAGLMPDLDLGSQPILTLGNGVVLGRGSHVIADTTVSIGSDTYCGPYVYITSTNHSYDDPHEPVGKQWPRMEPVSVGPGCWIGTGAVILPGARLGRNVVVAAGAVVRGEVPDHAVVAGAPARVVRSWDPEQGWQPPLRTPAPVPIPDGVTPEQLQAVALLLEEPAAET